The following nucleotide sequence is from Pseudonocardia sp. C8.
GAGTCGAACCGGACGACCAGCACCCACTGCGCGGCGTCCTCGATCGCGCAGCCCAGCTCGCCTCCGCGGCAGCCCGGCTGCGCGGCCAGGAGCTCCAGCGCGCGGGCGGCCCGCCCGGTGAACTCCGGCACGCGGGACGGGGACACGGTGAACCGGCAGACCAGCAGCACGGCGCGACGATAACGAACACGCCTACCATGACGGGTGCGGCCGGCACGGCTCGAGACGGTGCCGGGGGTGTGGCCGCCGCCCCCGGGGACGGGACGGTCACGACATGTCAGCCGCGGCGGAGACCCGTGCCCCCGACGACCGCGCCGGGGACCACCCTCCGGCGCCCGCACCCGGCCCGGTCCGCGACCAGCGCACCCTGGCCGCGGCCGGTGACCTGCTGCGCGCGCTGGCGGCGCCGGTCCGGATCGCGATCGTGCTGCAGCTCCTGGAACACTCCCGCTGCGTGCACGACCTGGTCGACGCGCTCGGCGTCACCCAGCCGCTGATCAGCCAGCACCTGCGGGTGCTGAAGGCGGCCGGGGTCGTCGAGGGCGAGCGCAAGGGCCGCGAGGTGCGGTACTCGCTGGTGGACGACCATCTCGCCCACATCGTGGTGGACGCCGTGGCACACGTGGAGGAGGAGACGTGACCGATCAGGCGGTGCAGGACGGACCGGCGCGGTCCACGGCCGGGCCGCGCGGGATCCGGGCGACCCGGCAGCGGGCCGCCGTGACCGCGCTGCTCGACCGGATCGAGGACTTCCGCTCGGCCCAGGAGATCCACGAGGAGCTCCGCCGGGCGGGGGAGGGCATCGGGCTCACCACGGTCTACCGAACCCTGCAGACCCTCGCCGACGGCGGCGAGGTCGACGTGCTGCGCACGGCGTCCGGCGAGGCCGTCTACCGGCGGTGCGAGACCGAGCACCACCACCATCACCTGGTGTGCCGGCGGTGCGGCGCCGCCGTCGAGATCGAGGGGCCCGCCGTCGAGTCGTGGGCCCAGTCGGTCGCCGACCAGCACGGCTACACCGACCTGTCGCACACCTGCGAGATCTTCGGGCTGTGCGGGAACTGCACCGCGGCCCGGGACGCCTGACTCAGCGGTCGCAGCCCGCGGGACCTGCGGTCTCCCCCAGCCCGAACGGGTCCGCCGGGCGCGGGTCGGGGGTGGGTGACCACCGCCCGCCGACGATCGCGTACGTCCACTCCGGACCACGCCGGACCAGCCGGTTC
It contains:
- a CDS encoding antibiotic biosynthesis monooxygenase is translated as MLLVCRFTVSPSRVPEFTGRAARALELLAAQPGCRGGELGCAIEDAAQWVLVVRFDSVDAYRRALGPFEVREHVHPLLAEADTTTESTHETRLTVAPGGRPEHHPSLLTP
- a CDS encoding helix-turn-helix transcriptional regulator translates to MSAAAETRAPDDRAGDHPPAPAPGPVRDQRTLAAAGDLLRALAAPVRIAIVLQLLEHSRCVHDLVDALGVTQPLISQHLRVLKAAGVVEGERKGREVRYSLVDDHLAHIVVDAVAHVEEET
- a CDS encoding Fur family transcriptional regulator; this translates as MTDQAVQDGPARSTAGPRGIRATRQRAAVTALLDRIEDFRSAQEIHEELRRAGEGIGLTTVYRTLQTLADGGEVDVLRTASGEAVYRRCETEHHHHHLVCRRCGAAVEIEGPAVESWAQSVADQHGYTDLSHTCEIFGLCGNCTAARDA